A genome region from Arachis duranensis cultivar V14167 chromosome 6, aradu.V14167.gnm2.J7QH, whole genome shotgun sequence includes the following:
- the LOC107493673 gene encoding carbonic anhydrase Nec1-like: MWLGHWGLRVWDGLEWVQNFQWRCELFQWELDLLSQLHDTLRPVLQEGLLSEEVTNYSFTKTVWKGLVPPRVELFVWCEMLGYLSLAGYGLFRGSATTSGEVNIPTVVDGYAGDNIIMAHQSHISTAFLLISITILFHSALLTTAALVEPGYKYNEKSKEGPEHWGDLKKEWEACKNGDMQSPIDLSNKRVQVVPITSREMRMHYKPQRAILANRGHDIAVNWQGDAGYLDINGTHFFLQQAHWHWPSEHTINDRTYDLELHMVHVNTQPDGTNKTAVFALLYKYGSLPDPFLSKLGKYMMEIHEEEEEEKSIGVIHPLEIKMGGHMHYRYMGSLTAPPCTEGVIWTINKKIRSVSSGQVKLMKETVLKYYAKKNARPLQHLNEREVQLYRIAKSKNKY; encoded by the exons ATGTGGCTCGGTCATTGGGGATTGCGGGTTTGGGATGGGTTAGAGTGGGTTCAGAACTTCCAATGGAGGTGTGAGTTGTTCCAATGGGAGCTTGACCTTTTGAGTCAGCTACATGATACTCTGAGACCT GTGCTACAAGAAGGATTGCTATCTGAAGAGGTCACCAATTATAGCTTCACAAAGACGGTCTGGAAAGGGTTGGTTCCACCAAGAGTAGAGCTTTTTGTGTG GTGTGAAATGCTTGGGTATCTGTCTTTGGCCGGCTATGGTCTTTTCCGAG GCTCAGCTACAACGAGTGGAGAGGTGAACATTCCAACTGTTGTTGATGGCTATGCCGGAGATAACAT CATCATGGCTCATCAAAGCCATATATCCACTGCATTTTTGCTAATATCAATAACAATCCTTTTTCATTCCGCGTTGTTAACCACAGCTGCTCTTGTTGAACCTG GGTACAAATATAATGAAAAGAGCAAGGAGGGACCTGAACATTGGGGTGATCTTAAGAAAGAATGGGAAGCATGTAAAAACGGGGACATGCAATCTCCTATTGATTTGTCCAATAAGAGAGTGCAAGTGGTGCCAATCACGTCAAGGGAGATGAGGATGCACTACAAGCCTCAACGTGCTATTCTCGCTAACAGAGGCCACGACATCGCGGTCAATTGGCAGGGAGATGCTGGCTACCTTGACATCAATGGAACACACTTCTTCCTCCAACAAGCCCACTGGCACTGGCCTTCCGAGCATACCATCAACGACCGAACCTATGACTTGGAGCTCCACATGGTTCATGTAAACACCCAGCCTGATGGAACAAATAAGACCGCTGTGTTTGCTCTTCTCTACAAATATGGCTCATTGCCCGATCCATTTTTGTCTAAG TTGGGGAAGTATATGATGGAGATtcatgaggaagaggaagaggagaaaagcATAGGAGTGATTCATCCCTTGGAAATCAAGATGGGTGGCCATATGCACTACAGGTACATGGGATCTCTCACTGCTCCTCCTTGCACTGAAGGTGTCATTTGGACTATCAATAAAAAG ATAAGAAGTGTTTCATCGGGCCAAGTGAAGTTGATGAAGGAAACAGTACTTAAATAT TATGCAAAAAAGAATGCGAGGCCACTGCAGCACCTTAACGAGCGAGAGGTACAACTCTACCGGATAGCAAAGTCAAAGAACAAATATTAA
- the LOC107493669 gene encoding uncharacterized protein LOC107493669, whose amino-acid sequence MTDEELQIFCLIEIEKLLQANGKSLRDFAGMPLPNVNLVSQFSNSMVLRELEYDISVMLEEHNSNFPKLNEEQKSIYDRIIHCVTKKEHRRIVINVASSGIASLLLPGGKTAHSMFGIPIELNEDTICRISKDSPKADLIQLAELIIWDEAPMTNKLAFKALDRSFRDIMTLISVSYKDLPFGGKIIVLGGDFQQVLLAIPKASHAEIVLASINSSILWKHFEVLTLTKDMRLESVTNQSNLKELKRFFDWILQIGEGRIGTIINEKLLVQIPNEFLIFPSDNPIDDIINAIYPDIVRNFDDTGFFQDRAILALKVEIVEEINDHILQLLPRTEKEYLSADSICGSDAYCEVDVD is encoded by the exons ATGACTGACGAAGAGTTACAAATATTTTGTCTAATAGAGATAGAGAAATTGCTACAGGCCAATGGAAAATCATTAAGAGATTTTGCTGGTATGCCGCTTCCTAATGTTAATTTGGTCTCACAATTTAGTAATTCTATGGTGTTGCGTGAATTAGAATATGACATTTCTGTGATGCTTGAAGAACACAATTCAAATTTTCCAAAGTTGAATGAAGAACAGAAGTCAATCTATGATAGGATTATACATTGTGTTACTAAGAAGGAACACAG AAGAATCGTTATTAATGTTGCTTCAAGTGGAATTGCTTCATTATTGTTACCTGGTGGTAAGACAGCTCATTCTATGTTTGGTATCccaattgaattgaatgaagATACTATTTGTAGAATTTCGAAAGATAGTCCTAAGGCTGATTTAATTCAACTTGCTGAGCTGATTATTTGGGATGAAGCTCCAATGACTAACAAGTTGGCATTTAAAGCTTTAGACAGAAGTTTTCGAGACATAATGACGTTGATTTCAGTGTCTTACAAAGATCTACCTTTTGGAGGAAAAATCATTGTTCTTGGAGGTGATTTTCAACAGGTTTTGCTTGCTATTCCTAAAGCTTCTCATGCTGAGATTGTTTTGGCATCAATCAATTCTTCAATTCTTTGGAAGCACTTTGAAGTGTTGACGTTGACAAAAGATATGCGGTTAGAAAGTGTTACAAATCAATCAAATCTGAAAGAATTGAAAAGGTTTTTTGATTGGATTCTTCAGATTGGAGAAGGGCGTATTGGgacaataattaatgaaaagCTTTTAGTTCAAATTCCAAATGAGTTTCTGATTTTTCCTTCTGATAATCCAATTGATGATATTATAAATGCAATTTATCCTGACATAGTTAGAAACTTTGATGATACTGGTTTTTTCCAAGACAGAGCCATATTAGCTCTAAAAGTAGAGATTGTTGAAGAAATCAATGATCACATTCTTCAATTGCTACCTAGGACAGAAAAAGAGTATCTAAGTGCTGATTCTATATGTGGTAGTGATGCTTATTGTGAAGTTGATGTTGATTAG